In a genomic window of Sporosarcina trichiuri:
- a CDS encoding segregation/condensation protein A translates to MSYKVKLEAFEGPLDLLLHLINRLEIDIYDIPMAQLTNQYIEHLHAMRVLELDELSEYLVLAATLIEIKSKMLLPVHEGDVFDEDGTDFQMEDDPREELIARLLEYKRYKEAAVQLKESAEERAVHFTKQPADMGAYGTLPQNDTGEALSVFDLVGAFQKMLQRRRLKAPLTASIANNEQSVGEKMDEIMGSIVQKGGRCTFDELFDEGDVSSLVVTFLSVLELMKRRDVYVEQQGNFDRLYIMLPTGGTNG, encoded by the coding sequence GTGTCATACAAAGTGAAACTGGAAGCATTCGAAGGACCGCTGGATCTTCTGCTCCATCTTATCAACCGGCTGGAGATCGATATCTATGATATCCCGATGGCTCAGCTGACGAACCAATACATAGAACATTTACATGCCATGCGAGTCCTGGAGCTGGATGAACTCAGTGAATATCTCGTACTTGCCGCAACATTGATAGAGATCAAGAGCAAAATGCTGCTGCCGGTCCATGAAGGTGACGTATTCGATGAAGACGGAACAGACTTCCAGATGGAAGATGATCCGCGCGAAGAACTGATCGCACGTCTGCTTGAGTATAAGAGATACAAAGAAGCGGCCGTCCAGCTGAAAGAGTCGGCAGAGGAACGGGCCGTCCACTTCACGAAACAGCCTGCCGACATGGGTGCATACGGAACGCTCCCGCAAAACGATACAGGGGAGGCCCTCAGCGTTTTCGATTTAGTCGGTGCATTCCAGAAGATGCTGCAGAGAAGGCGGCTGAAAGCGCCCCTGACAGCCAGTATAGCAAACAACGAACAGTCTGTCGGAGAAAAGATGGATGAGATCATGGGCAGCATCGTACAAAAAGGCGGCCGCTGTACGTTCGATGAACTTTTCGACGAGGGGGATGTCAGTTCACTGGTCGTCACATTCCTGTCGGTTCTTGAACTGATGAAACGCAGGGATGTCTATGTCGAACAGCAGGGGAACTTCGACCGCCTGTACATCATGCTGCCAACTGGAGGAACGAATGGATGA
- a CDS encoding DUF309 domain-containing protein, with product MQPYHHPLFVEFLVYFNRNQDYFEGHEVLEEYWKSVPGFSKEHPLTAFILLTTGMYHWRRGNFSGASRTFGKSSERFAAAARSYPEYREELDIGRLLADLESARGLVQQRRPFRPFPIIVLSQTLLQKTEEAGRTMTLLPRGSEDVVHKHMRRDRSDILELRNEKKKSGR from the coding sequence ATGCAACCTTACCATCATCCTCTTTTTGTTGAGTTTCTCGTCTATTTTAATAGGAATCAAGACTATTTCGAAGGTCATGAAGTGCTCGAAGAGTATTGGAAATCGGTGCCCGGTTTTTCGAAAGAACATCCTCTCACGGCCTTCATCCTGCTGACGACTGGTATGTACCATTGGCGGCGCGGAAACTTCAGCGGCGCATCACGGACGTTCGGCAAATCGTCAGAGCGGTTCGCAGCTGCCGCTCGTTCGTATCCCGAGTACAGGGAGGAGCTGGATATCGGCAGGCTGCTCGCGGATCTGGAGTCGGCTCGCGGACTGGTGCAGCAGCGCCGGCCGTTCAGACCGTTCCCGATCATCGTCCTCTCGCAGACCCTCTTGCAGAAGACGGAAGAAGCCGGGCGGACGATGACGCTGCTGCCCCGCGGCAGTGAAGATGTTGTCCATAAGCATATGCGCAGGGACCGGTCCGATATTCTGGAATTGCGGAACGAAAAGAAGAAGAGCGGACGCTAG
- a CDS encoding GNAT family N-acetyltransferase, whose product MKQLQEILARYETEEDLELFLVKQQEDFIGIVGAEIEEDTMTVHHLSLNPSFRGEGIGKEVMAKLQEEYPDKIPYGNDYTDAFVNKCMLEEARADR is encoded by the coding sequence GTGAAGCAATTGCAGGAAATCCTTGCCCGTTATGAAACCGAAGAGGACCTTGAATTATTTCTTGTGAAACAGCAGGAAGATTTCATCGGCATAGTAGGGGCTGAGATTGAAGAGGACACGATGACGGTGCACCACCTGTCACTGAACCCTTCATTCCGCGGGGAAGGAATCGGCAAAGAAGTGATGGCGAAGCTGCAGGAGGAATATCCGGATAAGATCCCGTATGGGAACGATTATACAGATGCTTTCGTCAATAAATGCATGCTGGAAGAAGCAAGAGCGGATCGCTAG
- the lysA gene encoding diaminopimelate decarboxylase, whose product MELYGTQTVNGQGHLMIGGVDSVDLAHIYGTPVVVYDTALIRERAAGFQAAFRKMGVQAQVAYASKAFSSVAIYQLAAEEGLSLDVVSGGELFTAVQADFPRERIHFHGNNKSYMELNFAFDEKIGCIVADNFLELGMISEIAQSRKQTMKILLRVTPGIEAHTHEFITTGQEDSKFGFDLKNGQADEAFRRAADMPYVEVLGLHCHIGSQIFETEAFTHAAHSLMEKMKAWRDEHGFVCSVLNLGGGFGIRYTDEDRPLEPMQYAEEMAEVVSGLSEEWGYPMPEIWIEPGRSLVGDAGTTLYTAGSEKQVPGIRTYIAVDGGMSDNIRPALYDAKYTAAAAQQMHSPHDTRVTIAGKCCESGDKLITDATLPRLQEGDLLAVFCTGAYTYSMAGNYNRLPRPAVVFAEEGHHQLVIRRETYEDLTRLDLPLQQKVRKGQ is encoded by the coding sequence ATGGAATTATACGGAACTCAGACAGTGAACGGACAGGGCCATCTTATGATTGGCGGAGTGGACTCAGTCGATCTTGCTCATATTTACGGAACACCGGTTGTCGTCTACGATACAGCACTTATCCGTGAACGGGCTGCCGGCTTCCAGGCAGCTTTCAGGAAGATGGGTGTGCAGGCACAGGTTGCGTATGCCAGCAAAGCGTTCTCTTCCGTCGCCATCTATCAGCTGGCCGCAGAGGAAGGCCTGTCCCTGGATGTCGTGTCAGGCGGAGAGCTCTTCACCGCCGTCCAGGCGGATTTCCCGCGTGAGCGCATCCATTTCCATGGCAACAACAAGAGTTACATGGAATTGAATTTTGCGTTTGACGAAAAAATAGGATGTATCGTGGCAGATAATTTCCTTGAACTTGGAATGATCAGCGAAATCGCCCAGTCCCGGAAGCAGACGATGAAAATCCTTCTCCGTGTGACACCGGGAATCGAAGCGCATACCCATGAATTCATCACGACGGGACAGGAAGATTCGAAGTTCGGTTTCGATCTGAAGAACGGTCAGGCGGATGAGGCGTTCAGACGGGCAGCGGACATGCCATACGTCGAGGTGCTTGGTCTCCATTGCCATATCGGGTCCCAGATCTTCGAAACGGAAGCGTTCACGCACGCTGCGCATTCCTTGATGGAGAAAATGAAAGCATGGCGTGACGAACATGGTTTCGTATGTTCCGTCCTCAATCTCGGCGGCGGGTTCGGCATCCGGTACACGGACGAAGACAGGCCGCTGGAACCGATGCAGTATGCCGAGGAGATGGCGGAAGTGGTATCCGGCCTGTCAGAGGAATGGGGATACCCGATGCCCGAGATATGGATAGAACCCGGCCGCTCGCTGGTCGGCGACGCCGGGACGACCCTCTACACTGCAGGCAGTGAAAAGCAGGTGCCCGGCATACGGACATACATCGCGGTCGACGGAGGCATGTCGGATAATATCCGTCCGGCATTGTATGATGCCAAATATACGGCGGCAGCTGCTCAGCAGATGCACAGTCCACATGATACGCGTGTGACCATCGCCGGAAAATGCTGCGAATCCGGAGACAAACTGATTACCGATGCCACGCTCCCGCGGCTTCAGGAAGGTGACTTGCTCGCCGTTTTCTGCACAGGTGCTTATACGTACTCAATGGCCGGTAATTATAACCGGCTGCCGCGGCCGGCGGTAGTATTTGCCGAGGAGGGACACCACCAGCTCGTGATCCGCCGTGAAACCTACGAGGATCTCACCCGGCTGGACCTTCCCCTGCAGCAGAAGGTGAGGAAAGGGCAGTAA
- a CDS encoding spore germination protein, producing MNPLFATKREAEAWFVDKFGTGETYDAVSRELHLYDLPVLMLYVNGLVDGQTVTTLLTEMQDQSKEVTTSHDTGEKLLSFFPYHAVEQPKSRDNLLTSLLSGLAAFITEDGFTILIDVRSYPGRQPEEPDNEKVIRGSRDGFTENILQNTTLVRRRLRTDNLRFEMHQVSAVGKTDVAIAYMKGAANEKMLDGIRKRLDDIKTDGLTMTDKSLEEFLFKQRFNPMPFVRYTERPDICAAHLLEGHIALIVDTSPSAILVPTTIFDHLQHAEEYRQAPFIGTFVRWVRLTGALFSLLLLPFWYLLATKTQYIPQFLHYIGPDDPGAVPLFVQLLLADLGIEVLRMAAIHTPTPMTTAMGLVAAIVIGQVAIDVGLFTGEVVLYVAVSAILTFAIPSYELSITTKLFRIALLIAAAAAGAPGFFIMLAVLVYYLSSMKPLNTPYLWPLLPFFPKAMMRILLRMPMTEDMPRPFITHSPKRSRMP from the coding sequence ATGAATCCATTATTTGCAACAAAACGTGAAGCGGAAGCCTGGTTTGTCGACAAGTTCGGTACAGGTGAAACATACGACGCCGTCTCCAGGGAGCTGCATCTGTATGATCTGCCTGTCCTGATGCTGTACGTCAATGGCCTGGTAGATGGACAAACCGTCACGACGCTGCTGACGGAAATGCAGGATCAGTCCAAAGAAGTCACAACTTCTCACGATACAGGTGAGAAGTTGCTTTCCTTCTTTCCATATCATGCAGTGGAGCAGCCGAAGAGCCGAGACAATCTGCTGACGTCACTGCTAAGCGGACTTGCGGCTTTCATCACCGAGGATGGTTTCACGATTCTCATCGATGTGCGGAGCTATCCGGGCAGGCAGCCGGAAGAGCCGGACAACGAGAAAGTCATCCGCGGTTCACGGGACGGATTCACGGAAAACATCCTGCAGAACACGACACTGGTCCGCAGAAGGCTCCGGACGGACAATCTGCGTTTCGAGATGCACCAAGTGTCCGCAGTCGGCAAGACGGACGTGGCCATCGCCTATATGAAAGGCGCGGCGAATGAAAAAATGCTCGACGGCATCCGGAAACGGCTTGATGATATCAAGACGGACGGATTGACGATGACCGACAAGTCGCTGGAGGAGTTCCTCTTCAAGCAGCGATTCAATCCGATGCCGTTCGTGCGGTATACGGAGCGGCCGGATATTTGTGCGGCCCATCTCCTGGAAGGCCATATTGCATTGATTGTTGACACATCTCCTTCTGCTATCCTCGTGCCGACTACGATTTTCGACCATCTGCAGCACGCGGAGGAATACCGTCAGGCCCCTTTCATCGGGACATTCGTCCGGTGGGTCAGGCTGACCGGTGCGCTGTTCAGTCTGCTGCTGCTTCCTTTCTGGTATCTGCTCGCCACCAAGACACAGTATATCCCGCAGTTCCTGCATTATATCGGACCCGATGATCCGGGCGCCGTTCCGCTCTTCGTCCAGCTTTTGCTGGCTGATCTTGGGATCGAAGTCCTGAGGATGGCGGCCATCCATACGCCGACCCCGATGACGACCGCCATGGGGCTCGTGGCGGCTATCGTCATCGGCCAGGTGGCGATCGATGTCGGTCTCTTCACGGGCGAAGTCGTCCTATACGTAGCGGTAAGCGCAATTCTGACATTTGCAATCCCTTCTTACGAATTGAGCATCACGACCAAACTATTCAGGATCGCCCTGCTGATTGCGGCAGCCGCAGCCGGAGCTCCCGGGTTCTTCATCATGCTCGCTGTTCTGGTCTATTACCTGAGTTCCATGAAACCGCTCAACACGCCATACTTGTGGCCATTGCTGCCGTTCTTCCCGAAAGCCATGATGCGCATACTTCTGCGCATGCCGATGACTGAAGACATGCCGCGTCCGTTCATCACCCATTCGCCGAAACGGAGCCGGATGCCATAG
- a CDS encoding SigF/SigG family RNA polymerase sporulation sigma factor yields the protein MSVEKTEALLSQEEMRMLIQQSQAGDKESRRRMIEGNTRLVWSIVQRFASRGADLEDLFQIGCIGLMKSVDKFDLSYDVKFSTYAVPMIVGEIQRFLRDDGMVKVSRSIRELSFKIRHATDNYVKKYGTSPSISELSAELDVSVDDIILASDALRDPASLHEQLYDSDGDSLTLMDQLKDDRSARLFDHIPLRDVVSRLNKRDQTIIYMRYYLDCTQSDIAERIGISQVQVSRLEKKILAQLKTWMGAAAEEPLEKARADQ from the coding sequence ATGTCTGTTGAAAAAACTGAAGCACTTCTATCCCAAGAGGAAATGAGAATGCTGATTCAACAGTCCCAAGCAGGCGACAAAGAATCGCGGCGCCGGATGATAGAAGGAAACACACGGCTCGTCTGGTCGATTGTCCAGCGATTCGCATCGCGCGGTGCAGACTTGGAAGATCTCTTTCAGATCGGCTGTATCGGTCTCATGAAATCCGTCGACAAATTCGATTTGTCGTACGATGTAAAATTTTCCACGTATGCAGTCCCCATGATCGTCGGAGAGATCCAGCGCTTCCTGAGGGATGACGGCATGGTGAAAGTGAGCAGATCCATCCGGGAACTGAGCTTTAAAATCCGGCATGCCACTGATAATTATGTGAAGAAATACGGGACGTCGCCTTCCATTTCGGAGCTGTCCGCCGAGCTGGACGTCTCAGTGGACGACATCATCCTGGCGTCGGACGCATTGCGGGATCCGGCTTCCCTCCACGAACAGCTCTATGACAGCGATGGAGACAGCCTGACCCTGATGGATCAGCTGAAAGATGACCGATCTGCAAGGCTGTTCGATCACATTCCGCTCCGCGATGTCGTCTCAAGGCTCAACAAACGGGATCAGACGATCATTTACATGCGCTATTATCTCGACTGCACACAGAGTGATATTGCAGAGCGGATCGGAATTTCGCAAGTGCAGGTATCCCGGCTGGAGAAGAAAATACTGGCACAGCTGAAGACCTGGATGGGCGCAGCAGCAGAGGAACCATTAGAAAAAGCGAGGGCTGATCAGTAG